A DNA window from Canis lupus familiaris isolate Mischka breed German Shepherd chromosome 10, alternate assembly UU_Cfam_GSD_1.0, whole genome shotgun sequence contains the following coding sequences:
- the LOC100685665 gene encoding LOW QUALITY PROTEIN: rap1 GTPase-GDP dissociation stimulator 1-like isoform X4 (The sequence of the model RefSeq protein was modified relative to this genomic sequence to represent the inferred CDS: inserted 1 base in 1 codon; deleted 1 base in 1 codon) codes for MADTLSDTLKKLKITAVDRTEDSLEGCLDCLLQALAQNNMETSEKIQGSGILQLFVSLLIPQSSCTAKVANVIAEVAKNECMRIPCMDTGLTSPLVQLLNSKDQEVLLQMGRALGSICYDSHEGRSAVDQAGGAQIVIDHLRSLCSITDPTNEKLLTVFCGMLMNYSNEKDSLQAQLINMGVIPTAVKLLGIHCQNAAHTEMCLVAFGNLAELESSKEQFASTNVAEELVKLFKKQIEHDKKEIILEVLSLLAENDAIKLHLVEAGLVECLLQIVQQKVDSDKGHDIAELKTASDLMVFLLLGFESMQKLFEEGKGNVFQRVLSWIPLNNHQLQLAGALAIANFARNGGNCIHMVDNGIVEKLMDLLDRHVEDGNVTVQHAALMXLRNLAIPVVKKAKMLSAGVTEAVLKFLKSEMPPIQFKLLGTLRMLIDAQAEAAEQLGKNVKLVERLVEWCKAKDHAGVMGESNRLLSALIHHNKSKDVIKTIVQSGGTKHPVTMATSEHVVMQNEALVALALIAALELSTAEKDLESAKLVQNSHRLLEDERSAPEIKYNSTVLICALMGSESLQKEVQDLAFLEVVSKHRSHASTFPATVPEHAIMLGSERSHPGIRSTWAGDPGGSGELPI; via the exons ATGGCAGATACTCTCAGTGATACCTTGAAGAAGTTGAAGATAACAGCTGTTGACAGAACCGAAGATAGTTTAGAAGGATGCTTGGATTGTCTGCTTCAAGCCCTGGCTCAAAATAATATGGAAACGAGTGAA AAAATCCAAGGAAGTGGAATACTTCAGCTGTTTGTAAGTCTGTTGATTCCACAGTCTTCCTGCACAGCCAAAGTAGCTAATGTCATAGCAGAAGTAGCCAAAAATGAATGTATGCGTATTCCATGTATGGATACTGGATTGACTTCACCATTGGTGCAGCTGCTAAATAGCAAAGACCAGGAAGTGCTACTTCAAATGGGCAGGGCTCTGGGAAGCATATGTTACGATAGCCATGAGGGCAGAAGTGCAGTTGATCAAGCAGGTGGTGCACAGATTGTAATTGACCATTTAAGGTCACTATGCAGTATAACAGATCCCACCAATGAAAAGCTCTTGACTGTCTTTTGTGGTATGCTGATGAACTACAGCAATGAGAAAGATTCCCTTCAAGCTCAGCTTATCAATATGGGTGTTATACCTACCGCAGTGAAATTACTGGGCATCCATTGCCAAAATGCAGCTCATACAGAAATGTGTCTTGTTGCATTTGGTAACTTAGCAGAACTTGAGTCAAGTAAAGAACAGTTTGCCAGTACGAACGTTGCTGAAGAGCTAGTAAAactctttaagaaacaaatagaacatgataaaaaggaaattattttggaaGTTCTTTCTCTACTGGCAGAAAATGATGCTATTAAACTACATCTGGTTGAAGCAGGCCTGGTAGAGTGTCTACTACAGATTGTTCAGCAGAAAGTGGATAGTGACAAAGGGCATGATATTGCTGAGCTCAAAACCGCTTCAGATCTAATGGTTTTTCTACTTCTTGGATTTGAATCCATGCAGAAAttatttgaagaaggaaaaggtaATGTGTTTCAAAGGGTGCTGTCCTGGATTCCATTAAATAACCACCAGCTACAGCTTGCTGGAGCATTGGCAATTGCAAATTTTGCCAGAAACGGTGGAAACTGTATCCACATGGTAGACAATGGAATTGTAGAAAAACTTATGGATTTACTGGACAGACATGTAGAAGATGGGAATGTAACTGTACAGCATGCAGCATTAA ACCTCAGAAATCTCGCCATTCCAGTtgtaaaaaaagcaaagatgttATCAGCTGGAGTCACAGAGGCAGTTTTGAAATTCCTTAAGTCTGAAATGCCTCCAATTCAGTTCAAACTTTTGGGAACCTTAAGAATGTTAATAGATGCACAAGCAGAAGCTGCTGAACAACTGGGAAAGAATGTTAAATTAGTGGAGCGTTTGGTAGAATGGTGCAAAGCCAAAGATCATGCTGGTGTGATGGGGGAGTCCAACAGACTGCTGTCTGCCCTCATTCATCACAATAAATCAAAAGATGTAATTAAAACCATTGTACAGAGTGGTGGCACCAAGCATCCTGTTACCATGGCAACTAGTGAACATGTAGTAATGCAGAATGAAGCCCTTGTTGCTTTGGCACTAATAGCAGCTTTAGAGTTGAGCACTGCTGAGAAAGATCTAGAAAGTGCTAAACTTGTACAGAATTCACACAGACTGCTGGAAGATGAAAGAAGTGCTCCGGAAATCAAATATAATTCCACGGTCCTTATTTGTGCTCTCATGGGATCTGAATCTCTACAAAAGGAAGTACAGGATTTGGCCTTTCTAGAGGTTGTATCTAAACATCGCAGTCatgca